A genomic segment from Nicotiana tabacum cultivar K326 chromosome 7, ASM71507v2, whole genome shotgun sequence encodes:
- the LOC107761273 gene encoding rapid alkalinization factor-like, which produces MGVPSGLILCVLIGAFFITMAAAGDSGAYDWVMPARSGGGCNGSIGECMAEEEEFELDSESNRRILATKKYISYGALQKNSVPCSRRGASYYNCKPGAQANPYSRGCSAITRCRS; this is translated from the coding sequence ATGGGAGTTCCTTCAGGTTTAATTCTTTGTGTTCTGATCGGAGCTTTTTTCATTACAATGGCGGCTGCCGGAGATAGTGGGGCCTACGATTGGGTGATGCCGGCGAGATCTGGTGGGGGATGCAACGGGAGTATTGGAGAGTGCATGGCTGAAGAAGAGGAGTTTGAGCTGGACAGTGAGTCAAACAGGCGCATTTTAGCCACCAAAAAGTACATCAGCTATGGTGCGCTGCAGAAGAACAGTGTACCTTGTTCTCGCCGTGGAGCCTCGTATTACAACTGCAAACCTGGTGCTCAGGCTAATCCTTACTCTCGTGGTTGCAGTGCTATCACTCGTTGCAGGAGTTAA